A window of Rufibacter sp. LB8 contains these coding sequences:
- a CDS encoding cystathionine gamma-synthase yields the protein MKFGTKTIHAGVEPDPTTGAIMTPIYQTSTYVQRSPGDHNGYEYSRTHNPTRTALQNALAALENGNHGLCFASGMAATDCIIKMLKPGDEVISTNDLYGGTYRIFTKVFQNYGIKFTFVPMGDIASIEQYITENTKMIWVETPTNPLLNIIDIKGAAQISKKHNLTLVVDNTFSTPYLQTPLDLGADIVMHSLTKYMAGHSDVVMGAIVVKDQELADQLAFLQNACGGTPGPQDCFLVLRGLKTLHIRMQRHCENGKKIAEYLKGHAKVEKVFWPGFESHPNHQIAKDQMRDFGGMISFVLKGDKQEDAIKVLEKLKYFALAESLGGVESLCGHPATMTHATIPQVERLKGGLSDSLIRLSVGIEDVEDLIADLEQAIG from the coding sequence ATGAAATTCGGAACCAAAACCATACACGCGGGGGTAGAGCCAGATCCTACCACCGGGGCCATCATGACGCCCATCTACCAGACCAGTACCTACGTGCAGCGCTCCCCCGGCGACCACAACGGCTATGAATACAGCCGCACGCACAACCCCACCCGCACCGCCCTGCAGAACGCCCTGGCGGCGCTGGAGAACGGCAACCACGGCCTCTGCTTCGCCTCTGGCATGGCCGCCACTGACTGCATCATCAAAATGCTGAAGCCCGGCGATGAGGTGATTTCCACCAATGATCTGTACGGCGGCACGTACCGCATCTTCACCAAGGTGTTCCAGAACTACGGCATCAAGTTCACCTTTGTGCCCATGGGCGATATTGCCAGCATTGAGCAGTACATCACAGAGAACACCAAAATGATCTGGGTAGAGACGCCCACCAATCCGCTGCTCAACATCATTGACATCAAAGGCGCCGCCCAAATCAGCAAAAAGCATAACCTCACGCTGGTGGTGGACAACACCTTCAGCACGCCGTACCTGCAAACGCCCTTAGATCTGGGCGCCGATATTGTCATGCACTCGCTCACCAAATACATGGCCGGTCACTCAGACGTGGTCATGGGTGCCATTGTGGTGAAAGACCAGGAACTGGCAGACCAGTTGGCCTTTCTGCAGAACGCCTGCGGCGGAACGCCCGGCCCGCAAGATTGCTTTTTGGTGCTGCGCGGCCTCAAAACCCTGCACATACGCATGCAGCGCCACTGTGAGAACGGGAAAAAAATTGCCGAATACCTTAAAGGCCACGCCAAGGTGGAAAAAGTCTTCTGGCCCGGGTTTGAGAGCCACCCCAACCACCAAATTGCCAAAGACCAGATGCGTGATTTTGGCGGTATGATCTCATTTGTGCTGAAAGGCGACAAGCAGGAAGATGCCATCAAAGTGCTGGAAAAATTGAAATACTTCGCCTTGGCTGAATCTCTGGGCGGCGTGGAATCATTGTGCGGGCACCCGGCCACCATGACCCACGCCACCATTCCGCAGGTGGAGCGCCTGAAAGGCGGCTTGTCAGATTCCTTGATCAGGCTCAGCGTGGGCATTGAAGACGTGGAAGATCTGATTGCAGACCTGGAGCAAGCCATCGGGTAA
- a CDS encoding TVP38/TMEM64 family protein: MWKKLLQQNSGTVLYSLLLVVVPVLASSGLAIWLYNNQELMHSLTWAQMLLYYFLVSLTMAFALTPTTFVALATGFFLGWEGFPGVVVSYGVAALIGYSMAQLIDQGKMEKLLQQFPKAQSVRDELQQQSWGLIILSRISPVLPFAFMTFVLSLVQVPRTRFLLASMVGMLPRTLFFFWVGTQAQDLLALLQDPNAGTSGKLLMGALVLISFAGLYLVLNRAIKKALSRKKG; encoded by the coding sequence ATGTGGAAGAAACTCCTGCAACAGAATTCGGGCACGGTGCTCTACTCGCTGCTTTTGGTAGTGGTGCCGGTGTTGGCCAGCTCTGGCCTGGCTATTTGGCTGTACAACAACCAGGAACTCATGCATTCGCTCACGTGGGCGCAAATGCTGCTGTACTACTTCCTGGTTTCGCTCACCATGGCATTTGCCCTCACGCCTACCACGTTTGTGGCGCTGGCCACCGGCTTTTTCCTGGGTTGGGAAGGATTTCCGGGCGTGGTGGTTTCTTACGGCGTGGCCGCGCTCATTGGCTACAGCATGGCGCAACTTATTGACCAGGGCAAGATGGAGAAGCTGCTGCAGCAGTTCCCCAAAGCCCAAAGCGTGCGCGATGAATTACAGCAGCAGAGCTGGGGCCTGATCATTCTCTCCCGTATTTCGCCGGTGCTGCCTTTTGCGTTCATGACCTTTGTGCTGTCTTTGGTGCAGGTGCCGCGCACCCGCTTTCTGCTGGCCAGCATGGTGGGCATGTTGCCGCGTACGCTGTTCTTCTTCTGGGTGGGCACCCAGGCCCAGGACTTGCTGGCCCTGTTGCAGGACCCCAACGCCGGCACCTCTGGCAAGCTGCTCATGGGGGCGTTGGTGCTTATCTCATTTGCCGGCCTGTACCTGGTGCTGAACCGGGCCATTAAAAAAGCACTGTCCAGAAAAAAAGGGTAA
- the nhaA gene encoding Na+/H+ antiporter NhaA — protein sequence MNINLKVFPDFFRSASAGGIILIIALVVSLLIANSPWGAAFANFLSLELGYESDQIHLRYPILLWVNDGLMAIFFLLVGLEIKREMVEGELSSFRKAALPVFAAMGGMFIPAGIYALVNAGTDTASGWGIPMATDIAFAIGLLSLLGSRVPIGLKVFLTALAIVDDLGAIAVIAFFYSSGIQVSNLLYALGIFLGLLVLNRLGVKSLIFYLVPGFFIWYFIHHSGVHATIAGVLTALAIPTTPDATESPLEKLEHALTKPVNFLIMPIFALANTNIRFEEGMVEGIFNPLGLGVILGLCVGKPVGILLSSWLAVKLKISVLPQGVNWPMVVGLGLLAGIGFTMSIFIALLSFSDPAYHTEAKFCILVASVASGVLGYITLRVVANKQAAASLRHTNGL from the coding sequence ATGAACATAAACTTAAAAGTCTTTCCAGATTTCTTCAGGTCCGCTTCAGCCGGTGGCATCATTCTGATCATTGCCTTGGTGGTGTCGCTTCTCATTGCCAACTCTCCCTGGGGTGCGGCTTTCGCCAATTTCCTGAGCCTAGAACTGGGGTATGAATCTGACCAAATCCATCTTAGATACCCCATCCTGCTTTGGGTGAATGACGGACTCATGGCTATTTTCTTTCTGCTGGTGGGCCTGGAGATTAAACGCGAAATGGTGGAAGGCGAATTGTCTTCCTTCAGAAAAGCGGCCCTGCCGGTCTTCGCCGCCATGGGTGGTATGTTCATTCCCGCCGGTATTTATGCTCTGGTGAACGCGGGTACTGATACGGCCAGCGGCTGGGGCATTCCCATGGCCACCGACATTGCCTTTGCCATTGGCTTGCTTTCCCTTTTGGGGAGCCGGGTGCCCATTGGTTTAAAGGTTTTCCTCACGGCGCTGGCCATTGTAGATGATTTGGGCGCCATTGCCGTGATTGCGTTTTTCTATTCTTCCGGCATTCAAGTGTCTAACCTTTTATATGCCCTGGGCATATTTCTGGGCTTGTTGGTGTTGAACCGCCTGGGCGTGAAATCGTTGATTTTTTACCTGGTGCCCGGTTTCTTCATCTGGTATTTCATTCACCATTCTGGGGTACACGCCACTATTGCCGGGGTGCTCACTGCACTGGCCATCCCCACCACCCCAGACGCCACGGAGTCACCGCTGGAAAAACTGGAACATGCCCTCACCAAGCCCGTGAACTTTCTGATCATGCCCATTTTTGCGTTGGCCAACACCAACATCAGGTTTGAGGAAGGCATGGTGGAAGGCATATTCAACCCTCTGGGACTGGGTGTGATTCTGGGTTTGTGCGTGGGAAAACCGGTTGGCATTTTGCTCTCCAGCTGGCTAGCCGTCAAACTGAAAATAAGCGTTTTGCCGCAGGGCGTTAATTGGCCTATGGTAGTGGGCCTGGGCCTGCTGGCCGGTATTGGGTTCACCATGTCCATCTTCATTGCCTTGCTCTCCTTCTCAGACCCGGCCTACCACACTGAGGCTAAGTTCTGCATTCTGGTGGCCTCGGTTGCCTCTGGGGTTCTGGGGTACATTACCCTGCGGGTGGTGGCCAACAAACAAGCCGCGGCTTCCCTGCGCCATACCAACGGGCTATAG
- a CDS encoding DUF6766 family protein → MLTRFTYTTAMPSQPSSSPLKRFLYENGLSLVTLGLVLLAMVGQIVFGWHEYNDELEQMELAPLALGAYLKSGHFIEATFENWESEFLQMGLYVLLTVWLRQKGSAESKKPYEEDEVDREPQPHKDAPWPVRAGGLWKTLYKNSLSLAFFLLFLASFFLHAYGGMEVYNIEQQHHGEPTVDLWGYMATSRFWFESLQNWQSEFIAILSIVVLSIYLRQKGSPESKPVDMAHQDME, encoded by the coding sequence ATGCTCACTCGTTTCACTTACACAACCGCCATGCCGTCACAGCCTTCTTCCTCGCCGCTTAAAAGGTTTCTGTATGAGAACGGCCTGAGCCTGGTCACGCTGGGTCTGGTGCTGCTGGCTATGGTGGGGCAGATTGTGTTTGGCTGGCATGAGTACAATGACGAGCTGGAGCAGATGGAGCTGGCGCCGCTCGCGTTGGGAGCCTACTTAAAATCTGGACATTTTATTGAGGCCACTTTTGAGAACTGGGAAAGCGAGTTTCTGCAAATGGGCCTCTATGTGCTGCTCACGGTGTGGTTAAGGCAGAAGGGATCTGCCGAGTCTAAAAAGCCCTACGAGGAAGACGAAGTGGACCGCGAACCCCAGCCACACAAAGACGCACCGTGGCCCGTGCGCGCCGGCGGGCTCTGGAAAACGCTCTATAAAAACTCGCTGAGCCTCGCCTTTTTTCTGCTGTTTCTGGCTTCGTTCTTTTTGCACGCCTACGGCGGAATGGAAGTCTACAACATAGAACAACAGCACCATGGGGAGCCAACGGTAGACCTGTGGGGCTATATGGCCACGTCCAGATTCTGGTTTGAGTCTTTACAGAACTGGCAGAGTGAGTTCATCGCCATTCTCTCTATTGTGGTGCTGTCCATTTACCTCAGGCAGAAAGGCTCGCCGGAGTCAAAGCCCGTAGACATGGCCCACCAGGACATGGAGTAG
- the hemN gene encoding oxygen-independent coproporphyrinogen III oxidase, protein MNALPLNTGLTEIQRIQQQLVQKYDVPAPRYTSYPTVPFWDATPPTASQWFEVVERVFTESNQEKGISLYLHLPFCEALCTYCGCNTRITKNHSVEGGYIESLLQEWSLYLRHFPEKPIIRELHLGGGTPTFFSPENLKLLLDGIFAQAEIHPDHEFSFEGHPNNTTSAHLQTLFDLGFRRVSFGIQDFDPLVQLTINRVQPFENVEFVTQEARRIGYESVNFDLIYGLPYQTLTSVSDTIDKVALLMPDRIAFYSYAHVPWVKPGQRSYTHKDLPSGSEKRALYELGLQKFKELGYSDIGMDHFALPQDALYKAMENGTLHRNFMGYTTCHTELLIGLGTSSISDAKYGYLQNQKKVEDYKTAVASGELAIFKGHLHTLEDLRTKEIILNLICKGEQPIDQSLLGSLDYDSKIALVEMMEEDLLTLTDHALKVNQLGKAFVRNICMVFDQRLRQSSQANENTFSKAI, encoded by the coding sequence ATGAACGCACTTCCCCTGAACACCGGCCTCACAGAGATCCAACGCATCCAGCAACAACTGGTACAGAAGTATGATGTGCCTGCGCCGCGGTACACCAGTTACCCTACCGTGCCTTTCTGGGATGCCACACCGCCCACGGCCAGCCAGTGGTTTGAGGTGGTGGAGCGCGTGTTCACGGAGTCTAACCAAGAGAAGGGCATCAGTCTTTATCTTCATCTACCATTCTGCGAGGCGCTGTGCACGTACTGCGGTTGCAACACGCGCATCACCAAAAACCACAGCGTGGAAGGTGGTTATATTGAAAGCCTGCTGCAGGAGTGGAGCTTGTATCTGCGCCATTTCCCGGAGAAACCCATCATCAGGGAATTGCATTTGGGTGGCGGCACACCTACATTTTTCAGCCCAGAGAATTTGAAACTGTTGCTGGACGGCATTTTTGCGCAGGCCGAAATTCATCCTGACCACGAGTTCAGTTTTGAGGGCCACCCCAACAACACCACCTCGGCCCATTTGCAGACCTTGTTTGACCTGGGCTTCCGGCGCGTAAGTTTCGGGATTCAGGATTTTGACCCGCTAGTGCAATTGACCATCAACCGCGTACAGCCCTTTGAAAACGTGGAATTTGTGACCCAGGAAGCCCGAAGGATCGGGTACGAGTCCGTGAACTTCGATCTGATTTACGGCTTGCCTTACCAGACCCTGACCAGCGTGTCTGACACCATTGACAAAGTGGCGTTGCTTATGCCAGACCGCATTGCGTTTTACTCCTACGCGCACGTGCCGTGGGTGAAACCGGGCCAGCGAAGTTATACGCACAAAGATCTGCCCAGCGGTTCTGAGAAACGGGCCTTGTATGAACTGGGCCTGCAGAAATTCAAGGAGTTGGGCTACTCAGACATCGGCATGGACCATTTCGCGCTGCCCCAAGACGCGCTTTACAAAGCCATGGAGAACGGCACCCTGCACCGCAATTTCATGGGCTACACCACGTGCCACACAGAACTGTTGATTGGGTTGGGCACGTCGTCCATCAGTGACGCCAAGTACGGCTACCTGCAGAACCAGAAGAAAGTGGAAGACTACAAAACTGCCGTTGCCAGCGGAGAACTGGCCATTTTCAAGGGGCATTTGCATACCCTGGAAGATCTGCGCACCAAAGAAATTATCTTGAACCTCATCTGTAAAGGCGAGCAGCCCATAGACCAAAGCCTGCTGGGTTCCCTGGATTATGATTCCAAAATTGCCCTGGTAGAAATGATGGAGGAAGACCTGCTCACCCTTACAGACCATGCGCTCAAAGTCAACCAATTGGGCAAAGCCTTCGTCAGGAACATCTGCATGGTCTTTGACCAACGCCTGCGGCAATCTTCCCAAGCCAACGAAAACACCTTCAGTAAAGCCATTTAA
- a CDS encoding universal stress protein translates to MKKILVLTDLSDNSVNAYRYAVEMACHQGADVLLVFSSNGAPMSMTDHYQYSQRLHSFAKRYACPTRQRAQPQHLECLLSHDRWAEALPLLVQVHQPDLVIAGSEMLEVVQGEQQAWSLQYFEHCPVLWVPEKAEYKPIQHLVYATDFTDQDPAVVSQLKTLADLFRASVSLVHFYPKSDRNHLAEIKRQGEELRGLLKSSGATYLLMEEEDLIEGLQEVLEKQPVDLFVMATKDTHLAQQYTQPTYRKTQSCQTAIPLLNLYQQKLKSCAGSCSFCHHEHESTAQAVPVA, encoded by the coding sequence ATGAAAAAGATATTAGTACTCACAGATTTGTCTGACAACAGCGTGAACGCCTACCGCTATGCCGTGGAGATGGCCTGTCACCAAGGCGCCGATGTGTTGTTGGTCTTCAGTTCCAACGGCGCGCCCATGTCCATGACGGATCATTACCAGTACTCGCAGCGGCTGCATAGCTTCGCCAAGCGGTATGCCTGCCCAACCCGCCAGCGCGCCCAACCGCAGCACCTGGAATGCCTGCTCAGTCATGACCGTTGGGCCGAGGCGCTGCCGTTGCTGGTGCAGGTACATCAGCCGGATTTAGTGATTGCCGGTTCTGAGATGTTGGAAGTGGTGCAGGGAGAGCAACAGGCCTGGTCGTTGCAATATTTTGAACATTGCCCCGTGCTGTGGGTGCCGGAGAAAGCCGAATACAAACCCATTCAGCATTTAGTCTACGCCACCGACTTCACCGACCAGGACCCTGCCGTGGTGAGCCAACTGAAAACCCTGGCAGATCTGTTCCGGGCGTCTGTGTCTTTGGTGCATTTCTACCCCAAGTCTGACCGCAACCACCTGGCAGAGATCAAGCGCCAGGGCGAGGAATTACGGGGATTGCTGAAATCTTCTGGTGCCACGTATTTGCTGATGGAGGAAGAAGACCTGATTGAAGGCCTGCAGGAAGTGCTGGAGAAACAGCCCGTGGATTTATTTGTGATGGCCACCAAAGACACGCACCTGGCTCAGCAATACACGCAGCCCACCTACCGCAAAACCCAGTCGTGCCAGACAGCCATTCCGCTGCTCAACCTGTACCAGCAGAAACTGAAAAGCTGCGCCGGTTCTTGTTCTTTCTGCCACCATGAACATGAGTCAACGGCGCAGGCGGTTCCCGTGGCGTAA